A genomic window from Populus alba chromosome 19, ASM523922v2, whole genome shotgun sequence includes:
- the LOC118038267 gene encoding probable carboxylesterase 18, with translation MAETPRTLRLSLKTRFLLAAHSFGIRAASRSDHTVNRSVLNMFDPKAAASAKPIDGVSSFDNTIDPTRNLWFRLYAPTSTATTDSLPVIIFFHGGGFAFMAANSKSFDVLCRRLAREINAVVISINYRLAPEYKYPCQYEDGFDALKYIDGMAFENFPAKLDLGRCFIAGDSAGGNLAHHVVLKACEHTFSNIKIKGLVAMQPFFGGEERTESEIKLVGVPLISVERTDWMWKAFLPEGLDRNHSVINVFGPNAVDISGVKFPATLLFVGGFDPLQDWQKRYHEGLKKSGKEVHLVEYPNAFHGFYCLPESPEFSLLISEVKSFVQKQSSLT, from the coding sequence ATGGCAGAAACACCAAGAACTCTTCGCCTCTCATTGAAGACCAGGTTCCTCCTCGCCGCCCACTCCTTTGGGATTCGCGCCGCCAGCCGTTCCGACCACACCGTAAACCGCAGCGTATTGAACATGTTCGACCCCAAGGCCGCTGCTTCCGCCAAACCAATCGATGGGGTCTCCTCTTTCGACAACACTATTGACCCTACCCGCAACCTGTGGTTCCGCCTCTACGCCCCCACATCAACTGCCACTACCGATTCTCTGCCTGTGATTATATTCTTTCATGGTGGGGGCTTCGCATTCATGGCGGCTAACTCAAAATCTTTTGACGTACTCTGCCGGCGACTTGCCCGTGAAATTAATGCAGTTGTTATCTCTATAAACTATCGGCTTGCTCCTGAGTACAAGTACCCATGCCAGTACGAAGATGGCTTTGACGCGTTGAAATACATCGATGGCATGGCCTTTGAGAATTTCCCAGCAAAGTTGGATCTTGGAAGGTGTTTTATTGCCGGTGATAGTGCAGGAGGTAACTTGGCTCATCACGTCGTGCTCAAAGCTTGTGAACACACATTTTCTAACATAAAGATCAAGGGACTCGTAGCAATGCAGCCATTTTTCGGAGGGGAAGAAAGGACAGAATCAGAAATCAAGCTGGTTGGGGTTCCTTTAATATCAGTGGAACGTACAGACTGGATGTGGAAGGCGTTTCTTCCTGAGGGATTGGACCGAAACCACTCGGTGATTAATGTTTTCGGACCAAATGCGGTGGATATTTCAGGCGTGAAGTTCCCTGCGACGTTACTCTTCGTCGGAGGGTTCGATCCCTTGCAAGATTGGCAGAAGAGGTACCATGAGGGGCTGAAGAAATCTGGGAAAGAAGTACATTTGGTAGAGTATCCAAATGCTTTTCATGGGTTTTATTGCCTGCCTGAATCGcctgaattttctttgttgatcaGTGAGGTGAAGAGTTTTGTGCAAAAGCAGTCATCTCTTACATAG
- the LOC118038253 gene encoding protein EIN4 codes for MLRALASRFLLISYLAILVTASDNDFANCNCDDEGFWSVHNIMEAQRVSDVFIAIAYFSIPIELLWFISCSNFPFKWVLVQFIAFIVLCGLTHLINAWTYYGPHSFQLIMSLTIAKFLTALVSCATAITLLTLIPLLLKWKVRELFLKQNVLELDQEVGMMKKQKEASWHVRMLTQEIRKSLDKHTILYTTLVELSKTLDLHNCAVWMPNENRTEFHLTHELKGNSKIYRRSIPVNDPDVLEIQGSKGVKVLRPDSALGASSGRELEESGAVAAIRMPMLQVSNFKGGTPELVDTCYAILVLVLPSMSCRGWSPEELEIVEVVADQVAVALSHAAVLEESKVMREKLSEQNRALQQARNNAMMASQTKNSFQKVTSHGMRRPMHSILGLLSMFQNDNMGVEQRIVIDTLVKTSNVLSTLINDVMDISTEDNTGRFPLGMRPFRLRSMIKEACCLAKCLCVYKGFDFELDVQSSLPDLVIGDERRAFQVILHMVGYLLNIYDGGGNVIFRVFSESDSVGKTDRMLGMWKSNAPDEFVCIKFDMEIREGSSLSDGASSSTNSSGRRQNSAEAEGLGFIMCKRLVQMMQGNIWISLNPLGFAQSMTLVLRFQIRPSYGRATFASGLSSEQPSSIPQFRGLRVILADDDALNRTVTKKLLEKLGCEVTAVSSGFECLGVLSSAENSFRLVVLDIQMPEMDGFEVATRIRKIRSRSWPLIIAVTSSAEDNVWERCLQMGMNGMIRKPVLLQGMADELQRVLQRAGEGL; via the exons ATGTTAAGAGCATTAGCTTCTCGATTCTTGCTGATTTCATATCTAGCGATCTTGGTCACTGCAAGTGACAATGACTTTGCGAATTGTAATTGCGATGATGAGGGTTTTTGGAGCGTACACAACATTATGGAAGCTCAGAGAGTGAGTGATGTTTTTATTGCAATAGCGTATTTTTCGATACCAATTGAGCTTCTTTGGTTTATTAGCTGCTCCAACTTTCCTTTCAAATGGGTCCTTGTTCAGTTTATAGCATTCATAGTCCTTTGTGGACTGACACATTTGATCAATGCATGGACTTATTATGGACCACACTCATTCCAGCTGATAATGTCCCTCACCATTGCCAAATTCCTCACGGCCTTGGTCTCTTGTGCAACTGCCATAACCCTTTTAACTCTGATTCCTCTTCTTCTCAAATGGAAGGTGAGGGAGCTTTTCTTAAAGCAAAATGTGTTGGAATTAGACCAAGAGGTGGGGATGATGAAGAAGCAAAAGGAAGCTAGTTGGCATGTTAGGATGCTAACGCAAGAAATCAGGAAGTCACTTGATAAGCATACAATATTGTATACCACTCTGGTTGAGCTTTCTAAGACTTTAGATTTGCATAATTGTGCTGTATGGATGCCTAATGAGAATAGAACGGAGTTCCATCTCACCCATGAGTTGAAAGgcaattctaaaatttatcGCCGTTCTATCCCGGTAAATGATCCAGATGTGTTAGAAATACAAGGTAGCAAGGGGGTCAAGGTTTTGAGGCCTGATTCAGCTCTTGGTGCTTCAAGTGGTAGAGAGTTGGAGGAGTCTGGTGCTGTGGCAGCAATCCGGATGCCAATGCTACaggtttcaaatttcaaaggGGGGACACCTGAATTAGTGGATACTTGTTATGCTATACTGGTTTTGGTTCTTCCAAGCATGAGTTGTAGAGGCTGGAGCCCTGAGGAATTGGAAATAGTGGAAGTAGTTGCTGATCAAGTAGCTGTGGCTTTGTCTCATGCGGCAGTTCTTGAAGAATCAAAAGTTATGAGAGAGAAACTGAGTGAGCAAAATCGTGCTCTGCAACAGGCAAGGAATAATGCAATGATGGCAAGCCAGACAAAGAATTCCTTTCAAAAAGTGACGAGCCATGGGATGAGGCGACCAATGCACTCAATCCTGGGATTGCTTTCTATGTTCCAAAATGATAATATGGGCGTCGAGCAAAGGATTGTTATTGACACATTGGTGAAAACCAGCAATGTGCTTTCAACTTTGATTAACGATGTGATGGATATTTCAACAGAAGATAACACCGGAAGGTTCCCTTTAGGGATGAGGCCCTTTCGTCTACGCTCCATGATCAAAGAAGCTTGTTGCCTTGCTAAGTGCTTGTGTGTGTAtaaaggttttgattttgaacttGATGTTCAAAGTTCTTTGCCTGATCTAGTGATAGGAGATGAAAGAAGGGCCTTTCAAGTTATTTTACACATGGTCGGATATCTTTTAAATATCTATGATGGAGGGGGGAATGTCATATTTCGAGTTTTTTCAGAGAGTGATAGCGTGGGCAAGACAGATAGAATGTTGGGGATGTGGAAATCAAATGCTCCTGATGAGTTTGTATGTATAAAGTTTGACATGGAGATCAGAGAAGGAAGTTCTCTATCAGATGGAGCTAGCTCATCCACAAATTCTTCTGGTAGGAGGCAAAACAGTGCTGAAGCTGAGGGTCTGGGCTTCATCATGTGCAAAAGGCTTGTACAG ATGATGCAAGGTAATATCTGGATATCTTTGAACCCTCTGGGTTTTGCACAAAGCATGACTCTGGTTCTTCGGTTTCAAATCCGACCATCTTATGGAAGAGCCACATTTGCCTCGGGACTCTCCTCAGAACAACCAAGTTCCATTCCTCAGTTCAGAGGCCTTCGTGTTATACTTGCTGATGATGATGCTTTAAACAGAACCGTTACCAAGAAGTTGCTTGAGAAGTTAGGTTGTGAAGTGACTGCTGTTTCATCCGGGTTTGAATGCCTTGGTGTTCTTAGCTCTGCTGAAAATTCTTTCAGACTAGTTGTCTTAGATATTCAAATGCCAGAAATGGATGGGTTCGAAGTGGCAACGCGAATCCGGAAGATCCGAAGTCGTAGTTGGCCATTGATTATAGCTGTGACTTCCAGTGCTGAGGATAATGTTTGGGAGAGATGCCTGCAGATGGGAATGAATGGAATGATCCGAAAACCAGTTCTCTTACAAGGGATGGCAGATGAGCTTCAAAGAGTTCTTCAGCGGGCCGGCGAAGGATTGTGA
- the LOC140955027 gene encoding uncharacterized protein, producing MATENNSSFVQPAIPRFDGHYDHWAMLMENFLRSKEYWELIENGIPATVDGIELTEDSMRLKYQGSTKVKRAQLQALRREFEILGMKEGEKIDEYFTRTLTIANKMKAHGERMEQTIIIEKILRSMTLKFNYVVCSIEESNDLSIMTIDELQSSFGEKGANYAELDEEEEMLLMAYVEENQSTRENVWFLDSGCSNHMCGIKDWFFDLDETFRQSVNLGDNSRMLAMGKGHAKLHINGLT from the exons ATGGCAACAGAGAACAACAGCAGCTTTGTTCAGCCAGCAATACCAAGATTCGATGGTCATTATGACCATTGGGCCATGCTTATGGAAAACTTTCTTAGATCAAAGGAATACTGGGAATTGATAGAGAATGGGATTCCTGCAACAGTGGATGGGATAGAGCTAACAGAG GATTCAATGCGACTGAAGTATCAAGGCTCTACCAAGGTTAAACGTGCTCAGCTACAAGCTTTGAGGAGAGAGTTTGAAATCCTTGGCATGAAGGAAGGTGAAAAAATTGATGAGTATTTTACCAGGACATTGACTATTGCAAACAAGATGAAGGCGCATGGAGAAAGGATGGAGCAAACcataatcattgaaaaaatcttAAGATCAATGACTCTCAAGTTCAATTATGTCGTCTGTTCCATAGAAGAGTCCAATGACCTCTCTATCATGACCATAGATGAGCTTCAAAGTAGCTT TGGGGAGAAAGGTGCAAATTACGCTGAattagatgaagaagaagagatgcTTCTTATGGCATATGTGGAGGAAAACCAATCAACGAGAGAGAATGTATGGTTTCTTGACTCAGGCTGCAGCAACCACATGTGTGGAATCAAGGATTGGTTTTTTGATCTTGATGAAACGTTCAGACAATCGGTGAATCTTGGAGATAATTCAAGAATGTTGGCTATGGGAAAAGGACATGCCAAGCTTCATATAAATGGATTAACTTAG
- the LOC118038261 gene encoding AT-hook motif nuclear-localized protein 14: MELNDPRQQQQHHFTSYFSSTPTTTNTPSPPNGLLPPHHPTDSTTPTGSHLLYPHSMGPSTTATVTGGGAPVEATSAKRKRGRPRKYGTPELALAAKKTATSASVAASRERKEQHQAGFSSTTSSFSGSSSKKSQHVLGTAGHGFTPHVITVAAGEDVGQKIIQFLQQSTREMCILSASGSVMNVSLRQPANSGGNISYEGRFEIISLSGSYIRTDMGGRAGGLSVCLSDSNGQIIGGGVGGPLKAAGPVQVIVGTFVLDNKKDGSGKGDASGSKLPSPVKASVPSFGFHLPVESSVRNPARGNDDLLTVGGGNPFTMQPSTMHLLSARTMDWRSSPDVRTSAGYDFTGRTGHGGSQSPVNGGYD, from the exons atggaaCTCAACGACCCACGCCAGCAGCAGCAACACCACTTCACCTCTTACTTCTCCTCCACtcccaccaccaccaacacccCATCACCCCCCAATGGCCTCCTGCCACCTCATCACCCCACAGACTCAACCACCCCTACCGGGTCCCACTTGCTCTACCCTCATTCAATGGGACCCTCAACCACGGCTACAGTGACAGGAGGAGGAGCACCAGTGGAGGCAACATCagcaaagagaaagagagggaggcCCAGAAAGTATGGGACTCCTGAGCTGGCTTTGGCTGCCAAGAAAACGGCTACATCTGCTTCTGTTGCTGCGTCCAGAGAAAGGAAGGAACAACACCAAGCTGGTTTTTCTTCTACTACCTCCTCTTTTTCAGGCTCTTCTTCCAAGAAATCTCAACATGTTCTTG GCACTGCTGGGCATGGTTTTACACCACATGTTATTACTGTAGCTGCGGGTGAG GATGTTGGCCAGAAAATCATTCAATTCCTGCAACAAAGCACGCGTGAAATGTGTATTCTATCTGCATCTGGTTCAGTCATGAATGTATCTCTTCGCCAACCAGCCAATTCAGGAGGCAACATTTCATATGAG GGCCGATTTGAGATCATTTCTCTGTCTGGATCTTATATACGTACTGACATGGGGGGAAGAGCAGGTGGCCTCAGTGTATGCCTTTCTGATTCAAATGGCCAGATCATTGGAGGAGGAGTTGGTGGACCTCTAAAGGCTGCTGGCCCTGTGCAG GTCATTGTCGGTACTTTTGTGCTTGACAACAAGAAGGATGGTAGTGGAAAAGGTGATGCATCTGGCAGCAAGCTTCCATCACCAGTTAAGGCATCAGTACCAAGTTTTGGCTTCCACTTACCAGTTGAATCTTCTGTGAGGAATCCAGCGAGGGGAAATGATGACCTTCTTACCGTGGGTGGAGGCAATCCATTTACAATGCAACCTTCCACTATGCATTTATTATCTGCAAGAACCATGGATTGGAGGAGCAGTCCAGATGTCAGAACATCTGCAGGTTATGATTTTACAG gAAGAACAGGTCATGGAGGATCCCAATCTCCGGTAAACGGTGGCTATGATTGA
- the LOC118038259 gene encoding putative disease resistance protein At4g10780, producing MVRSDDPFWKEVEDMNDGSMKCKFCGHLFANGTSISRIKWHFSGERGHGVGICGQVPNEVQEAAFLAMRGGYKRHRGIASSSNVNDYAISTCPQEQDNAVLVNLAQGVGRERIHSRLEAANGMEYTGEGSFQHVDRSVSPWRLRVDAHENRGEATQRTDLVDQFADGTWVQIHSALSKAKLNEISTYLMQEDEDVERLHDAFETVPRTEQVQHLERGGSCERPSINQANEPRGDSSQPTDPLCLDHGRYYDHLFAPSINNDVIMNDVQNMVRVRTEPVEEDMENSGRLVQAGAGARSSISLKYNTSETRGVPLPTSSTKPVGQAFEENTKVIWSLLMDDEVSTVGIYGMGGVGKTTILKHVHNELLQRRDICDHVWWVIVSQDFSINRLQNLIAKRLHLDLSSEDDDLHRAAKLSEKLRKKRKWILILDDLWNNFELEEVGIPEKLKGCKLIMTTRSKIVCHRMACHPKIKVKPLSEGEAWTLFMENLGRDIALSPEVERIAKAVAKDCAGLPLGIITVAGSLRGVDNLHEWRNTLKKLRESEFRDMDEKVFKLLRFSYDRLGDLALKQCLLYCALFPEDDEIEREELMGYLIDEGIIKGNRSRGDAFDEGHTMLNRLVNVCLLENAKMKYGVKMHDLIRDMAIHILQDNSQVMVKAGAQLKELPDVEEWTENLTRVSLFTKVSLSINSIST from the coding sequence ATGGTTAGATCAGATGATCCGTTTTGGAAGGAAGTTGAAGATATGAATGATGGAAGCATGAAGTGTAAGTTTTGTGGGCATTTATTTGCCAATGGTACTTCCATTTcgaggatcaaatggcattttTCGGGAGAGAGAGGGCATGGTGTTGGCATTTGTGGTCAGGTGCCTAACGAAGTTCAAGAAGCAGCCTTTCTAGCTATGCGTGGTGGCTACAAAAGACATAGAGGCATAGCAAGTTCAAGCAATGTTAATGATTATGCCATTTCCACCTGTCCACAAGAACAAGACAATGCAGTACTTGTTAATTTGGCACAAGGTGTTGGGCGTGAGAGAATTCATTCGCGTTTAGAAGCGGCAAATGGTATGGAATACACTGGTGAAGGATCTTTTCAGCATGTTGACAGAAGTGTCTCTCCTTGGAGACTCAGAGTTGATGCTCATGAGAATAGAGGAGAAGCAACGCAAAGAACAGATTTAGTGGATCAATTTGCTGATGGTACTTGGGTTCAGATACACTCTGCCCTTTCAAAGGCGAAGCTGAATGAAATCTCTACCTATTTAATGCAGGAAGACGAGGATGTGGAGCGTCTGCATGATGCATTTGAAACTGTACCGAGAACAGAACAAGTGCAGCATCTGGAGAGAGGTGGCTCTTGTGAGAGGCCATCAATTAATCAAGCTAATGAGCCTCGAGGAGATTCATCCCAACCAACGGATCCATTGTGTCTTGATCATGGAAGATATTACGACCACCTATTTGCTCCATCAATAAACAATGATGTCATTATGAATGATGTGCAGAACATGGTTAGAGTGAGGACAGAACCAGTGGAGGAGGATATGGAGAATAGTGGAAGATTAGTGCAGGCTGGCGCAGGAGCTAGATCTTCTATAAGCCTTAAATACAACACAAGTGAGACTAGAGGAGTTCCATTACCTACTAGCTCTACAAAGCCAGTGGGTCAAGCATTTGAAGAGAATACAAAGGTGATATGGTCTTTGTTAATGGATGATGAAGTCTCAACCGTTGGCATTTATGGAATGGGAGGAGTTGGTAAAACAACAATACTAAAACATGTTCATAATGAGCTTCTACAAAGACGAGATATTTGTGATCATGTTTGGTGGGTGATTGTATCTCAAGATTTCAGCATTAATAGATTGCAGAATCTTATTGCTAAACGTCTTCATCTAGACCTTTCAAGCGAAGATGATGATCTGCATAGAGCTGCTAAATTGTCAGAAAAACTAAGGAAGAAACGAAAATGGATtctcattttagatgatttgtggaaTAATTTTGAGCTTGAGGAAGTGGGAATTCCTGAGAAGTTGAAAGGATGCAAGCTGATTATGACAACTCGATCAAAAATAGTTTGTCATCGGATGGCTTGCCACCCCAAAATCAAAGTGAAGCCACTTTCCGAGGGAGAAGCTTGGACTTTGTTCATGGAGAATCTTGGACGTGACATAGCACTTTCACCAGAAGTGGAACGAATTGCGAAAGCTGTTGCAAAGGACTGTGCTGGTTTGCCATTGGGAATTATTACAGTGGCAGGAAGCTTGAGGGGAGTGGATAACCTACATGAGTGGAGAAATACattgaagaaattgagagaATCAGAATTTAGGGACATGGATGAGAAGGTATTCAAGTTATTAAGGTTTAGTTATGATCGGTTAGGTGATTTAGCACTAAAGCAATGTCTCTTGTACTGTGCATTATTTCCTGAAGATGATGAGATTGAAAGGGAGGAGTTGATGGGTTATTTGATCGATGAGGGAATAATTAAAGGAAATAGGAGCAGGGGAGATGCATTTGACGAGGGCCACACGATGCTTAATAGACTTGTAAATGTCTGCCTAttggaaaatgctaaaatgaagTATggtgtcaagatgcatgacttgattagggacaTGGCCATCCATATACTACAAGATAACTCTCAAGTCATGGTTAAAGCAGGTGCGCAATTAAAAGAGTTGCCAGATGTAGAGGAGTGGACAGAGAATCTCACAAGAGTCTCACTATTCACCAAGGTGTCCCTATCTATCAACTCTATTTCTACGTGA